The following are encoded in a window of Arctopsyche grandis isolate Sample6627 chromosome 2, ASM5162203v2, whole genome shotgun sequence genomic DNA:
- the LOC143922812 gene encoding intraflagellar transport protein 122 homolog, with protein MRTVPKWINKIHEAEKTEYSCVQSLCYSPDGTQMIVAASERVMVYDPQDGSLIRLLRGHKDTVYCVAYAKDGRKFASGGADKIVIIWTSKLEGVLKYSHNEPLQCLAYNPITHQLTSCAVSDIAFWSNEVKAVQKHRVNGSRRITCCSWSLDGQLLAVGLSNGFVSIRDKNCEERLKISREGCPVWSVLWTESALLVGDWSETLSFYNASGQQVMKDRPIGLMPVCLNRLGELILVCGVKGWIITTLEGVPVLKNSQQWVWSIEHCDNTNTIALGCLDGTLWCYQIVFNKVHGLYHEKYAYRENLTDVIIHHLTSGTKVKIKCHDKVQKIAIYKHRLAVQLPERIVIYEQSDTDGMLYRVKEKIPQKAECSLLVATSSALLLCQDAKLLMIGGKNLASWNVPASIRYVKVTTVQNKEALLLGLANGEIWKVDLDEASMEVLVTIESAIRCFDLSSSKSMIAIVDESCCCHVYMIATQQLLFTAENASSVSWHATYEDLLCFSGGGMLSIKLVPFPESSQPVIGSVVGFQKGHVFCLQANAMQSINVPLSHAMHQYIQNHMFNEAYNIGCLGVPNSDWESLGFAALEELSLSVAKKAFQRIENVLFLELVDVLEEMLNQGDNASKALSVAEVYAYRGKFIDAARLYRSNGQSHRALTMYTDLRLFHKAQEYMDSEDVSDLIKKRAEWAQHINEPRVAAEMFLAAGDIKSAANIMAQNDMLVETGRNLDKGASDNLYVVAQALISIGHLESATELYQKLGDQHAMVKMAVKMENWEQAFLQAFQLVKQNPEYKEEVYIPYAQQMARDNHFIEAHKAYHMGGQTESAARVLGVLIQNAIAEERFNDAAYLHWLLASQSLEISQTVDDIDQQQNWIESYNENEKYATIYFTFHIVHQSIHEVFSVCQPETLFNAAKIVCSDFFFSIVLSLVENNVHPPKGISLFSVYLCLAKQGRLLGANKLARQMLDKIQNLKVPFKIQENVEVLTLLSRAGLNDSNEVTPLCYRFCNYCGHNLYHSFLTFEILPLVAFTIEDDITVEEALQLIESDVSSLEARPNDQENSQILRIENLSNLKDVFSNKSFEDDKNGKVVCNREDLKILQPLSVIVINRPKPLETLFFRNVMPDLHIQYCPHCYKLFYVDDLESQLISKALCSFCRSELIDGNGTEPLKSIISSSSFSLE; from the exons atgcgtaCAGTTCCCAAGTGGATTAACAAGATTCACGAGGCGGAAAAGACTGAATACTCTTG cGTGCAGAGTCTGTGCTATAGTCCCGATGGTACCCAGATGATAGTGGCGGCTAGTGAGCGGGTCATGGTATACGATCCTCAAGACGGCTCCTTGATCAGGCTGCTGAGAGGCCACAAGGACACTGTGTACTGCGTAGCTTATGCTAAGGACGGTCGAAAGTTTGCATCGGGGGGCGCCGACAAGATAGTCATAATCTGGACGTCGAAACTTGAAGGAGTGCTTAAATATTC ACACAACGAACCGCTGCAGTGTTTGGCCTACAATCCAATAACTCACCAGTTGACCTCGTGTGCCGTCTCCGACATTGCGTTTTGGTCTAATGAAGTTAAGGCTGTACAGAAACACCGTGTCAACGGGTCCCGGAGAATCACATGTTGCTCGTGGTCGTTGGACGGGCAATTGTTGGCCGTAGGCTTGTCTAACGGCTTTGTTTCAATAAGGGataag AATTGTGAAGAGAGGTTGAAAATTAGTCGAGAGGGTTGTCCCGTGTGGTCGGTGCTTTGGACGGAGAGTGCTCTTCTGGTCGGAGATTGGTCGGAGACGCTTTCGTTTTACAACGCGTCCGGTCAGCAAGTTATGAAGGATCGTCCTATTG GTTTGATGCCGGTGTGTTTGAATAGACTGGGCGAGTTGATTTTAGTGTGTGGCGTAAAAGGTTGGATCATCACCACCCTTGAAGGCGTTCCTGTACTGAAAAATTCCCAACAATGGGTCTGGTCCATAGAGCACTGCGACAACACCAACACTATA GCTCTGGGATGCTTGGACGGCACACTATGGTGCTATCAAATCGTCTTCAATAAAGTACACGGCTTGTACCACGAGAAGTATGCATACCGGGAGAATTTAACCGACGTCATAATTCACCACCTGACGTCGGGCACCAAAGTCAAAATCAAGTGCCACGACAAGGTGCAGAAGATAGCTATTTATAAACATCGTTTAGCC gtACAACTGCCCGAGCGTATAGTCATATATGAGCAGAGCGATACTGACGGTATGCTGTATCGCGTCAAGGAGAAGATACCCCAGAAAGCCGAATGTTCGTTGCTGGTGGCGACAAGCAGTGCTCTTCTGCTGTGCCAAGACGCCAAGCTGTTGATGATCGGAGGCAAGAATCTGGCATCGTGGAATGTGCCCGCTTCGATAAGATACGTGAAAGTTACTACGGTTCAAAATAAAGAAGCACTATTGTTGGGACTCGCCAATGGAGAG ATATGGAAAGTCGACCTGGATGAAGCTTCCATGGAAGTGTTGGTGACTATTGAATCAGCGATCAGGTGCTTCGACTTGAGCTCTTCTAAATCGATGATAGCAATCGTGGACGAAAGCTGTTGTTGTCATGTTTATATGATAGCTACGCAGCAACTTCTTTTCACC GCGGAAAATGCTTCCTCGGTGTCTTGGCATGCGACGTATGAGGATTTGCTGTGTTTCTCCGGCGGCGGCATGCTTTCGATCAAGCTGGTCCCCTTTCCTGAGTCTTCGCAGCCGGTGATCGGATCAGTTGTCGGATTTCAGAAAGGCCACGTGTTCTGTCTGCAGGCCAATGCCATGCAATCGATAAACGTGCCTCTATCTCATGCGATGCATCAGTACATACAAAATCACATGTTCAA tGAGGCGTACAACATTGGCTGTCTGGGCGTTCCGAATTCCGATTGGGAGAGTTTGGGTTTTGCGGCTTTGGAAGAATTGTCGTTGAGCGTGGCCAAAAAGGCGTTTCAACGGATCGAGAATGTTTTATTTCTCGAATTGGTCGATGTGTTAGAG GAAATGTTAAATCAAGGCGATAATGCATCCAAAGCTCTCTCGGTAGCTGAAGTTTATGCATACCGAGGAAAGTTTATCGACGCTGCACGGCTATACCGATCCAACGGCCAATCACACCGAGCCCTCACAATGTACACGGATCTTAGACTGTTCCACAAGGCTCAA gaATACATGGATTCGGAAGATGTGTCGGATCTTATAAAAAAGAGAGCTGAATGGGCTCAGCATATAAACGAGCCTCGTGTGGCTGCTGAGATGTTTTTGGCAGCCGGAGACATAAAGAGTGCGGCGAATATTATGGCACAGAACGACAT gTTGGTCGAAACGGGTCGTAATCTCGATAAGGGTGCGAGCGATAATTTATATGTGGTGGCTCAGGCTTTGATCTCGATCGGTCACTTGGAGTCGGCGACCGAGCTGTATCAAAAATTGGGAGATCAGCATGCAATGGTCAAGATGGCAGTTAAGATGGAAAATTGGGAGCAAGC attcctacaagcgTTTCAATTGGTCAAACAGAATCCGGAATACAAGGAAGAGGTTTATATACCATATGCACAACAAATGGCTAGGGACAATCATTTTATCGAAGCTCATAAAG CATACCACATGGGCGGTCAGACGGAATCAGCCGCTAGAGTTTTGGGAGTTCTTATACAAAATGCCATCGCCGAAGAACGTTTCAACGACGCTGCTTACTTGCATTGGTTGCTTGCATCACAATCCTTAGAAATCTCCCAAACTGTGGACGATATTGA TCAACAACAGAATTGGATAGAATCGTATAATGAGAATGAAAAATATGCAACAATTTACTTTACTTTTCATATTGTGCATCAGTCTATACACGAAGTGTTTTCAGTTTGCCAACCGGAAACGTTGTTCAACGCGGCTAAAATTgtttgttccgactttt tcttttccattgTTCTTTCGCTCGTCGAAAACAATGTTCATCCGCCGAAAGGCATTTCTTTATt TTCGGTATATTTGTGTTTAGCAAAACAAGGCAGATTACTAGGCGCAAACAAACTGGCTCGTCAGATGCTGGACAAAATTCAGAACTTGAAAGTACCATTTAAGATACAg GAAAATGTAGAAGTTTTGACATTGCTCTCACGAGCTGGATTGAACGATAGTAACGAGGTTACGCCGTTGTGCTACAGAT TTTGCAACTACTGCGGACATAATTTGTACCATTCGTTTCTTACATTCG AAATATTACCGTTGGTCGCATTCACTATAGAGGACGACATAACCGTGGAGGAGGCTTTACAGTTGATAGAATCTGATGTGTCTTCTCTCGAAGCTCGGCCAAACGACCAAGAAAATTCTCAGATATTGCGAATAGAGAATTTGTCTAATCTCAAAGACGTGTTCTCAAACAAATCGTTTGAa gATGATAAGAATGGTAAAGTTGTGTGCAACCGAGaagatttgaaaatattacagcCATTATCTGTGATAGTCATCAATCGTCCAAAACCATTGGAAACGTTATTTTTTCGCAACGTTATGCCCGACTTACACATACAGTATTGCCCTCAttgttacaag cTATTTTACGTGGATGATTTGGAATCGCAGCTGATTTCTAAAGCACTCTGCTCATTTTGTCGTAGTGAACTGATTGACGGGAATGGCACTGAACCGTTAAAATCCATTATTTCATCTTCGTCATTCTCtcttgaatga